The following are from one region of the Rhodopirellula sp. P2 genome:
- a CDS encoding ATP-binding cassette domain-containing protein, whose amino-acid sequence MLLIDSLTKRFSIEGGTVFAVDRLSMRVSPGEVFGLLGPNGAGKTTTLRMVLGLLEPDEGYAEVAGIRTADNPFAAKAKLGFVSASDGVYPWLSVREMLLYFADLYGVAPKKAADRLKELANVMQIEALLDRRAGSLSTGQRQRVTLVRGLIHDPPVMLLDEPTRGLDVVGVQTIFEYIAHLRSAGKAVVVCTHRLDEAERLCDQFGLLHQGRIRYRGTLNDLRQETGREHLVEMFVDLMQSTEPALTEDHA is encoded by the coding sequence ATGCTTTTGATCGATTCGCTGACCAAACGATTCTCGATCGAAGGCGGGACTGTTTTCGCAGTCGACAGGCTATCGATGCGAGTCTCCCCCGGAGAGGTATTCGGCCTGCTGGGGCCCAACGGGGCAGGCAAGACAACCACGCTACGAATGGTGTTGGGGTTGCTCGAGCCAGACGAAGGGTACGCAGAAGTCGCTGGCATTCGAACCGCTGACAACCCATTCGCTGCCAAAGCCAAACTTGGCTTTGTCTCCGCCAGCGACGGAGTCTATCCCTGGCTATCGGTTCGCGAGATGCTTCTCTATTTCGCAGATCTTTATGGCGTGGCCCCCAAGAAAGCAGCGGATCGATTGAAAGAACTCGCCAACGTGATGCAAATCGAGGCGTTGCTGGATCGTCGCGCGGGTTCTCTCAGCACCGGTCAGCGGCAACGAGTGACCTTGGTTCGCGGATTGATTCATGACCCGCCCGTGATGTTGCTCGATGAACCGACGCGTGGGCTGGATGTTGTCGGGGTCCAAACCATCTTTGAATACATCGCCCACCTGCGGTCTGCGGGAAAAGCGGTGGTTGTCTGCACTCACCGATTGGATGAAGCCGAACGGCTTTGTGACCAATTCGGACTGCTTCATCAGGGCCGCATTCGCTACCGCGGCACACTGAATGATCTTCGCCAAGAAACCGGACGCGAACATCTCGTGGAGATGTTCGTTGACTTGATGCAATCCACTGAACCGGCGCTGACCGAGGACCACGCGTGA
- a CDS encoding RluA family pseudouridine synthase, whose amino-acid sequence MSEVDVIYEDNHLLVVNKPTKLATMGATGQPTLHSLGCDYIRRTCSKPGKVYLGIVSRLDSMTSGVIVLARTSKAASRLTPQFANHSGEGAKKTYLAVVAGRVEQQQGVLVDDVYKDDAAHRMRVAHHARADAKEARLEFDVSGYDRDSTLLKVKPLTGRKHQIRLQWSEAGYPILGDTKYGSERSWPTGIALHSWRLSIMHPTKKERLTFEAPVPEAWKSKLDSSLLGGR is encoded by the coding sequence ATGAGCGAAGTCGATGTCATTTACGAAGACAATCATTTGCTCGTGGTGAACAAGCCCACCAAGTTAGCGACGATGGGAGCGACTGGGCAGCCGACATTGCATTCGCTGGGATGCGACTACATCCGGCGGACTTGCAGCAAACCCGGGAAGGTCTACCTCGGCATTGTCAGTCGACTCGATTCGATGACGTCAGGGGTGATCGTCTTGGCGCGAACGAGCAAAGCAGCCAGTCGGCTCACGCCCCAGTTTGCAAACCATTCTGGTGAGGGAGCCAAGAAAACCTACCTTGCGGTGGTGGCGGGACGGGTCGAGCAGCAGCAGGGCGTGTTGGTCGACGACGTCTACAAAGACGATGCCGCCCATCGCATGCGAGTGGCTCATCATGCGAGAGCGGATGCGAAGGAGGCTCGTTTGGAATTTGACGTGTCCGGGTACGATCGCGATTCAACCCTGTTGAAGGTCAAACCGCTGACTGGCCGGAAGCACCAAATTCGCTTGCAATGGTCGGAGGCTGGCTATCCCATTTTGGGTGACACGAAGTATGGCAGCGAACGGTCTTGGCCGACCGGTATCGCGCTTCATAGTTGGCGGCTCTCGATCATGCATCCAACGAAGAAAGAACGCCTGACCTTTGAAGCCCCCGTTCCAGAGGCCTGGAAGAGCAAGCTCGATTCGAGTTTGCTGGGTGGGCGTTGA
- a CDS encoding MraY family glycosyltransferase, protein MTPFILVTLAAAFVTMLVLVPVVRAFAIQVGLVDNPDAERKLHDRPIALAGGLAVFLATGIAFVVGIAYESGWAEFSKMTELSSRWFVLLGAATAILVVGLIDDKWALRGRQKLLAQCVIAMIVVGSGTVMRSISLFGFEIPLGIFALPVSVLWLLLAINALNLLDGADGMATTVGAFVCGGLALLSASSGHSASTVIAATALCGALLGFLVFNRPPASIFLGDAGSMMIGLIVGVLAMWCSLKESAVVVAAPVAILVLPLFDSTAAIIRRWMTGRSMYATDRGHLHHLLNEKFGPNGMLLVVAGLCSFSSAIAILSVRFNQDWLVLVGAVVVLGFLVLTRTFGHSECRLLLGRLYHFAHSFVVRPQNCESSKHLRSVQIQGEGCWEPVWEPLVEFAKRHDFAKVQIDANMAWLHEGYHATWQSVRLPEKLVQSVVRIPLFATRPGEDEAVPIGKVEVIANSSQESLAHLSYFLEHAEELQTQVRYLVANLDKKTAAARLNAANKLSTPESEDRAVGTEEVETAPTS, encoded by the coding sequence ATGACACCATTCATACTCGTCACTCTTGCCGCTGCCTTCGTCACGATGTTGGTGTTGGTGCCGGTGGTGCGTGCGTTTGCAATTCAAGTCGGTTTGGTTGACAACCCTGACGCCGAGCGGAAACTTCACGACAGACCCATCGCCTTGGCCGGCGGTTTGGCGGTTTTCCTCGCGACAGGAATCGCTTTCGTTGTCGGCATCGCATACGAAAGCGGTTGGGCCGAATTCAGCAAGATGACGGAGTTGTCGTCACGTTGGTTTGTCTTGCTGGGAGCCGCCACTGCGATTCTGGTTGTCGGTTTGATCGACGACAAATGGGCTCTTCGAGGCCGGCAGAAGTTGCTGGCTCAATGCGTGATCGCCATGATCGTCGTGGGAAGTGGCACCGTCATGCGATCGATTTCACTGTTCGGATTCGAGATCCCCTTGGGGATTTTCGCTCTGCCGGTCAGCGTTTTGTGGTTGTTGCTTGCAATCAATGCGCTCAACCTGCTCGATGGTGCAGATGGGATGGCGACCACCGTGGGAGCGTTCGTTTGCGGTGGGTTAGCACTGCTCAGTGCATCCAGTGGGCATTCGGCCTCCACCGTCATTGCTGCCACCGCATTGTGTGGTGCGTTGCTCGGCTTCCTGGTGTTCAACCGTCCGCCGGCAAGCATCTTTTTGGGCGACGCTGGAAGCATGATGATCGGGTTGATCGTCGGCGTTTTGGCGATGTGGTGTTCGTTGAAGGAGTCCGCTGTTGTGGTTGCCGCGCCCGTCGCCATTTTGGTGCTGCCGCTGTTCGACTCGACCGCTGCCATCATTCGACGATGGATGACGGGACGCAGCATGTATGCGACCGACCGCGGGCACTTGCACCACTTGTTGAACGAAAAGTTTGGCCCGAACGGCATGTTGTTGGTCGTTGCGGGGCTTTGTAGTTTCAGTTCCGCAATCGCGATTCTTTCGGTGCGGTTCAACCAAGATTGGTTGGTTCTCGTCGGTGCCGTTGTGGTTTTGGGGTTTCTGGTGCTGACCCGAACGTTTGGTCATTCGGAGTGCCGGCTTCTGTTAGGGCGTCTGTATCACTTCGCTCACTCGTTCGTTGTTCGTCCTCAAAACTGCGAATCCTCCAAGCATTTGCGGAGTGTTCAGATTCAAGGCGAAGGTTGCTGGGAGCCCGTTTGGGAACCTTTGGTCGAATTCGCGAAACGCCATGATTTTGCCAAGGTGCAAATCGACGCGAACATGGCTTGGTTGCATGAGGGCTATCACGCGACTTGGCAGAGCGTTCGGTTGCCAGAAAAGTTGGTCCAGAGTGTGGTCCGGATCCCCTTGTTTGCGACCCGACCTGGCGAAGACGAAGCGGTTCCCATCGGCAAGGTGGAAGTGATTGCCAATTCCTCTCAAGAATCGTTGGCTCATCTGAGCTATTTCCTCGAGCACGCCGAAGAGCTGCAGACGCAAGTCCGTTATTTGGTCGCGAACTTGGACAAGAAGACTGCCGCCGCGCGACTGAACGCAGCGAACAAGCTCTCGACGCCTGAGAGCGAAGATCGAGCGGTCGGAACGGAAGAGGTCGAGACGGCTCCGACCAGCTAA
- the typA gene encoding translational GTPase TypA produces the protein MSPTASPSQDAGTEISSNTAVREEIRNVVIIAHVDHGKTTLVDCLLRQSGQYRDAELKGERILDSNDIEKERGITILSKNIAVHYRGVKINLIDTPGHADFGGEVERVVQMADGALVLVDAAEGPMPQTRFVLEKALQAGVKPIVVVNKVDRPDGRPPEALDEALELLADLGGEEQLDSAAYVFASAKEGYATDDPTKVTKDMTALLDLLVDHLPGPTVDTKSDFQMMVTTLDWSEYVGRIAVGRVNAGTIETGQAVDVHTVDSSGNPIVRRVKASCLHVFDKLGRVPAESAGAGDLIALEGLDDVEIGDTITACDTGKALPRLKVDEPTLEMVFSVNSSPLAGREGKYVTTRQIKARLEKELERNVALRVFMIEGTEAYAVAGRGVLHLAVLIETMRREGYELSVGKPRVVFKEIDGKKHEPFETLRVEVPTEAMGPVMELVGLRRGQLEEMKQRGEYSLLRFIVPSRGLIGLRTRLLNATRGTAIIHHRFESYRVVEGDVPRRANGVLISMVGGKTMPFALFALQDRAELFIPPGTEVYEGMIVGENARESDMTVNPCREKKLTNMRASGSDENVILKPPRDMSLEAALEYIEDDELVEVTPESIRLRKILLKESDRRRQGRNI, from the coding sequence TTGTCTCCCACCGCATCCCCTTCTCAAGACGCCGGCACTGAAATCTCGAGCAACACCGCTGTTCGAGAAGAGATCCGAAATGTCGTCATCATCGCACACGTCGATCACGGAAAAACCACGTTGGTGGATTGTCTGCTGCGGCAAAGTGGGCAGTACCGTGACGCAGAGCTCAAGGGCGAACGGATTCTGGATTCCAATGACATCGAAAAAGAACGCGGAATCACCATTCTGTCCAAGAACATCGCGGTTCACTACCGCGGCGTGAAGATCAACTTGATCGACACCCCGGGTCACGCGGATTTCGGGGGCGAGGTTGAACGCGTCGTCCAAATGGCGGACGGTGCCCTGGTGCTGGTCGATGCAGCCGAAGGCCCGATGCCACAAACACGGTTCGTGCTGGAGAAGGCCCTGCAAGCTGGCGTCAAACCGATCGTGGTGGTGAACAAGGTCGACCGCCCTGATGGACGTCCTCCCGAAGCACTCGACGAAGCACTCGAATTGTTGGCTGACCTCGGTGGAGAAGAACAACTCGACAGTGCCGCTTACGTTTTCGCGAGTGCCAAAGAAGGCTACGCCACCGACGATCCCACCAAAGTCACCAAAGACATGACCGCTTTGTTGGATCTGCTGGTCGATCACCTGCCTGGTCCAACCGTCGACACCAAGTCCGACTTTCAAATGATGGTCACCACGTTGGACTGGAGCGAATACGTTGGACGAATCGCGGTGGGCCGAGTCAACGCAGGAACCATCGAAACCGGACAGGCTGTCGATGTTCACACCGTCGATTCCTCGGGCAATCCAATCGTCCGACGAGTCAAAGCGTCGTGCTTGCACGTGTTTGACAAATTGGGACGTGTCCCCGCAGAGAGCGCCGGCGCAGGCGACCTGATCGCACTGGAAGGCCTCGATGACGTCGAAATCGGTGACACCATCACCGCTTGTGACACAGGCAAAGCGTTGCCACGACTGAAAGTCGATGAGCCGACCTTGGAAATGGTCTTCAGCGTCAACTCGTCACCGCTGGCCGGCCGTGAAGGCAAGTACGTCACGACGCGTCAAATCAAAGCCCGCTTGGAAAAAGAACTGGAACGCAACGTTGCACTTCGCGTTTTTATGATCGAAGGCACCGAAGCCTATGCCGTTGCCGGCCGAGGCGTGCTCCACTTGGCCGTCTTGATCGAAACCATGCGTCGTGAGGGTTATGAGCTGAGCGTTGGAAAACCCCGTGTGGTTTTCAAAGAGATCGACGGCAAAAAGCACGAACCCTTCGAAACACTGCGTGTGGAAGTCCCCACCGAAGCGATGGGGCCTGTCATGGAATTGGTCGGTCTGCGCCGTGGTCAACTGGAAGAAATGAAGCAACGTGGCGAATACAGCCTGCTCCGCTTCATCGTTCCCTCGCGTGGCTTGATCGGATTGCGAACTCGACTGCTCAACGCGACTCGTGGAACCGCCATCATTCACCACCGCTTTGAAAGCTACCGTGTGGTCGAAGGCGATGTGCCTCGTCGTGCCAACGGCGTTCTGATCTCAATGGTCGGCGGCAAAACCATGCCGTTTGCCTTGTTTGCGTTGCAAGATCGTGCAGAACTGTTCATTCCACCCGGCACAGAAGTGTACGAGGGGATGATCGTCGGCGAAAACGCTCGCGAAAGCGACATGACCGTGAACCCCTGTCGCGAGAAAAAGTTGACCAACATGCGTGCCAGCGGCAGCGATGAAAATGTCATTCTGAAGCCACCACGCGATATGTCCCTCGAAGCGGCCCTCGAATACATCGAGGACGATGAATTGGTCGAGGTCACCCCTGAATCCATTCGCTTGCGAAAAATCCTGTTGAAGGAATCAGACCGTCGTCGCCAAGGTCGCAACATCTGA
- a CDS encoding histidine phosphatase family protein, whose amino-acid sequence MQLLLIRHAESENNAKPVHARVCDPSITARGRLQADCLGKWMSGLAIDQLITSPFLRTLETTRFVLQHAHAAPRQYPIAVWHDVFENGGCYHGHHERNFRGAEGLGREAIHSFFRDISDQFPDREPPPLSVDSEIQSDGWWGGKDPESPDQMRARSRSVIERFENTFPQRPSHASHRLPTDPVVVLIAHADFLREMLSQMLAETVAMESVGPIPNTSVTSLQWSTTGWKLASLNSVTHLPPRLVTGHQAMLS is encoded by the coding sequence ATGCAGTTGCTTCTCATTCGACACGCCGAAAGCGAAAACAACGCCAAACCGGTGCACGCTCGCGTTTGTGATCCAAGCATCACGGCGCGAGGTCGACTGCAAGCGGACTGCCTTGGAAAATGGATGTCGGGGCTGGCCATCGATCAGCTGATCACCAGCCCGTTTCTTCGCACGCTGGAAACGACCCGATTCGTTCTGCAGCACGCACACGCCGCCCCGCGACAGTATCCGATCGCGGTTTGGCACGACGTGTTTGAAAATGGTGGCTGCTACCATGGTCATCACGAACGGAACTTTCGTGGTGCGGAAGGCTTGGGCCGAGAGGCGATTCACTCGTTCTTTCGAGATATCAGCGATCAATTTCCAGATCGCGAACCGCCTCCCCTCTCGGTGGACTCCGAGATCCAAAGCGACGGATGGTGGGGCGGCAAAGATCCCGAATCTCCCGACCAGATGCGAGCCCGTTCCCGCTCGGTGATCGAACGTTTTGAGAACACGTTCCCACAACGACCGAGCCATGCGTCTCACCGTCTTCCCACTGATCCAGTGGTGGTCTTGATCGCGCACGCCGATTTCTTGCGTGAGATGCTGTCGCAAATGCTGGCAGAGACCGTTGCGATGGAGTCCGTTGGTCCCATCCCCAACACATCCGTCACTTCCCTACAATGGTCAACGACGGGCTGGAAATTGGCTTCGCTCAACAGTGTGACCCACTTGCCCCCGCGGTTGGTGACAGGACATCAAGCGATGCTTTCCTAA
- a CDS encoding polysaccharide biosynthesis/export family protein: MNINLFQTRMWKHIRTTVGLGVAASLVASLTGCSSLTQPIDGVPAHRLPPEFFPAPKNNLVPVDIALLSLEPPRDYQLGPDDILGVYIEGVLPFNPPNTPPEPPPVNFPEQDSTLPPSIGYPIAVQDDGTLSLPLIEPLEVEGLTLDQVREKIREAYIDNDILREEKARPIVTLIKERTYDVIVVREDGLGDSNQRSLQAQSSEFIRGRDNSASGGLVKLPAYKNDILHALVETGGLPGLNAKNEVRVLRASEADKRKRAQFVRDFYASQRNAMLDPCVCPPELPPDPSILRIPLRLPPGVIPNISPEDVELQDGDIVYIENRETEVFYTGGQLPGGEFPLPRDYDLDVLGAMALAGGGIGQTTGGGGGFGGARSVGGVPPGMLYILRHTPCNGQVAIEVDLARAINDPRSRPLVQPGDTLILQYKCEEELLNFGLGTFFTYGIQELLRN; encoded by the coding sequence ATGAACATCAACCTCTTTCAAACCCGAATGTGGAAACACATTCGCACCACGGTTGGACTTGGCGTTGCCGCGTCGCTGGTCGCTTCATTGACCGGCTGCTCGTCATTGACCCAGCCAATCGATGGCGTGCCAGCTCATCGCTTGCCACCCGAATTCTTCCCGGCTCCCAAGAATAACTTGGTGCCCGTTGATATCGCGTTGCTATCGCTCGAACCGCCACGTGACTACCAACTTGGCCCCGATGACATCCTCGGCGTCTACATCGAAGGTGTTCTGCCCTTCAACCCGCCGAACACGCCGCCCGAGCCACCTCCGGTCAACTTCCCAGAGCAAGACAGCACTCTGCCACCGTCGATCGGTTACCCCATCGCGGTCCAGGATGACGGCACGCTCTCGCTGCCTCTGATTGAACCCCTGGAAGTCGAAGGGCTGACACTCGATCAAGTCCGTGAAAAAATTCGCGAAGCTTACATCGACAATGACATCCTGCGAGAAGAAAAAGCTCGCCCGATTGTCACGCTCATCAAAGAGCGAACCTACGATGTGATCGTGGTCCGCGAAGATGGACTGGGCGACTCCAATCAACGTTCGCTCCAGGCTCAATCCAGCGAATTCATTCGTGGCCGTGACAACTCGGCCAGCGGTGGCTTGGTCAAACTCCCTGCCTACAAGAACGACATTCTGCACGCTCTTGTCGAAACAGGTGGTTTGCCAGGGCTCAATGCCAAAAACGAAGTGCGAGTGTTGCGAGCCAGCGAAGCTGACAAACGCAAACGAGCCCAGTTCGTCCGAGACTTTTACGCCTCTCAACGCAACGCCATGCTCGATCCCTGTGTCTGCCCGCCAGAACTGCCGCCAGACCCATCGATCCTTCGCATCCCATTGCGATTGCCGCCAGGCGTCATTCCCAACATCTCGCCTGAAGATGTGGAACTGCAAGACGGTGACATTGTTTACATCGAAAACCGCGAAACAGAAGTCTTCTACACCGGTGGCCAGTTGCCCGGTGGCGAATTCCCACTCCCTCGTGACTATGACTTGGACGTCCTGGGAGCGATGGCTCTCGCTGGAGGAGGCATCGGACAAACGACCGGTGGCGGTGGTGGATTCGGAGGAGCACGATCGGTTGGCGGAGTCCCACCAGGAATGCTGTATATCCTGCGTCACACTCCTTGCAACGGACAAGTCGCAATTGAGGTGGACCTTGCCAGAGCAATCAACGACCCGCGAAGCCGTCCACTGGTTCAACCTGGCGACACTTTGATCTTGCAATACAAGTGTGAAGAAGAGCTGCTGAACTTCGGCCTCGGTACTTTCTTCACCTACGGTATCCAAGAACTCCTGCGGAACTGA
- a CDS encoding RecQ family ATP-dependent DNA helicase: protein MGGPANANLKSDKRSLEQAQPILRDVFGHDAFRPSQSAVIQHVLAGEHAMVIMPTGRGKSLCFQIPALLGSGDDLTLVLSPLIALMQDQVDGLVAKGIDATLINSSLDRMEREKRQEKLRQNHYRLLYVTPERFRKPEFLDAISGRKIQLLAIDEAHCVSQWGHDFRPDYSRIADIRKQLGSPTTIALTATATAECRADIVHQIGLKDGDMRLFHEGIDRPNLRIDVETVMGDDEKLDQILEALSEPLLQSPTSPASGGTILYFSLIKTLTRFSDLLLARSIDHVCYHGDQSRRDRRRIQNQFMSGERDLVLATPAFGMGVDKEDIRLVIHVETPGSMESYYQEIGRAGRDDQPSRCLWLYDQDDLMTQMQFIEWANPDADFYDRLMFSLENHADRCIAYGLDWLRNELQRVSPHDHRVDTALAMLDRHGVVAGPREPECFQLIGTLPEQFRNNQWLSEKRQRDQKRLYAMVQFAATPSAERQAFLNRYFLEDAPVQ, encoded by the coding sequence ATGGGTGGTCCCGCCAACGCGAATTTGAAATCAGACAAGCGTTCGCTTGAGCAAGCCCAACCCATCCTCCGGGATGTCTTCGGCCACGACGCGTTTCGTCCCAGTCAGTCGGCCGTCATTCAACACGTTCTCGCCGGAGAGCACGCCATGGTGATCATGCCCACGGGGCGTGGCAAGTCACTGTGCTTTCAAATCCCCGCCTTGCTCGGATCAGGCGACGACCTGACGCTGGTGCTTTCACCGCTCATTGCACTGATGCAAGATCAAGTGGATGGGCTGGTCGCGAAAGGAATCGATGCCACTCTCATCAATTCCTCGCTGGATCGGATGGAGCGAGAAAAGCGACAGGAGAAACTGCGTCAGAACCACTACCGGTTGCTCTACGTCACGCCAGAACGCTTCCGAAAGCCTGAATTTCTCGACGCCATCTCCGGACGAAAGATTCAGCTGCTTGCGATCGACGAAGCTCACTGCGTCAGCCAATGGGGGCACGATTTCCGACCGGATTACAGCCGAATCGCCGACATCCGAAAACAACTTGGATCCCCGACGACCATCGCCCTGACCGCAACCGCCACGGCAGAATGTCGCGCCGACATCGTCCATCAGATCGGACTCAAAGATGGCGACATGCGACTGTTCCACGAAGGAATCGATCGCCCGAACTTGCGAATCGATGTCGAAACGGTCATGGGCGACGACGAAAAACTCGACCAGATCCTGGAAGCTCTCTCTGAACCACTGCTTCAATCGCCAACCTCCCCGGCCAGCGGTGGAACGATCCTCTACTTCTCGTTGATCAAGACGTTGACTCGGTTCAGCGACCTGCTCCTGGCACGCTCCATTGATCATGTCTGCTATCACGGCGACCAATCACGCAGGGATCGACGTCGGATCCAAAACCAATTCATGTCGGGCGAACGAGATCTCGTCCTGGCCACGCCTGCGTTTGGAATGGGAGTCGACAAGGAAGACATTCGGCTGGTCATCCACGTCGAAACCCCAGGTTCCATGGAGTCCTATTACCAAGAGATTGGTCGGGCAGGACGCGACGATCAGCCGAGCCGTTGCCTTTGGCTCTACGATCAAGATGACCTGATGACACAAATGCAGTTCATCGAGTGGGCCAATCCGGATGCCGATTTCTACGATCGCTTGATGTTCTCACTCGAAAATCACGCGGATCGTTGCATCGCGTATGGCTTGGACTGGCTGCGAAACGAACTGCAACGAGTCAGCCCGCATGACCACCGGGTCGACACAGCCCTCGCCATGCTCGACCGACATGGCGTGGTCGCTGGCCCAAGGGAACCAGAATGCTTTCAATTGATCGGCACGTTGCCCGAACAATTCCGAAACAACCAGTGGCTCTCAGAGAAACGACAACGCGATCAAAAACGGCTGTATGCCATGGTTCAGTTTGCTGCGACGCCGAGTGCTGAACGCCAAGCTTTCTTGAATCGCTACTTCTTAGAAGACGCGCCCGTCCAATGA
- a CDS encoding ABC transporter permease subunit/CPBP intramembrane protease, with translation MNLSWSRLGRLTLKELRETLRDRRTMLTLVMMPLLVYPLLSMALNRFLLSSGMPAEQAFLVGVSSSAERDFLQALIEDPRSTPPEPILKVNGGQLAQFKVVVPEEMSAEEALSQNLLDIAVQFQNGPDSVHSVEIVSYNNDQASSTAQRILTERLQWLQLAESMQIAQRIDPNYRAIDLRIRSIGEKASGSILGTVIPLVLVLMTITGAVYPAIDLTAGERERGTMEALMASPVPRWWVLLAKYLAVVSVAFLTAMANLLAMFVTMKVTGLVSMLAGEDSAIGLLQILQILGLLMLFSCFFSALLLSLTSFAKSFKEAQAYLIPVMLLSLGPAMLSLMPGVNLEGPLAVAPLLNIVLLARDILSGTATTSGALIAVTSTLFYAAAALGIAAKLFGSDAVERTSQKSFGSLLQRPEVVTNHPSMSQAGLVVALLLPASFLISNGLMQWLRVLSESISISSQLLLNALSLILVFGLIPLIATIIGKHRFRSTYRFARPPLASFLGAIVLAGGAWAFAHEALALADQFGIALLSDDQIERTRSLLDKWKTVPPWILLLTMAATPALIEELCFRGYLFSAFSAVLRPWQTIVVTAVLFGLFHVFVGSTLLVERFLPTMLLGMLLGWVAYRTGSVWPGVLLHFVHNGMLEMAARYHERLDFLGLSDADGSKHLPPAWIAISAILVLVGLSIVAWSTRNKTIVPPAST, from the coding sequence GTGAATCTTTCCTGGTCTCGGCTCGGCCGACTCACACTCAAAGAACTTCGGGAAACTCTGCGAGACCGACGGACAATGCTGACATTGGTGATGATGCCATTGTTGGTTTACCCGTTGCTGAGCATGGCGCTCAACCGCTTCTTGCTCTCGTCTGGAATGCCGGCCGAGCAAGCCTTCCTGGTTGGTGTCTCGTCGTCCGCCGAACGCGATTTTCTGCAGGCACTGATTGAAGATCCACGAAGCACGCCTCCGGAACCCATCCTGAAGGTCAATGGAGGCCAACTGGCGCAGTTCAAGGTCGTTGTGCCCGAGGAGATGTCGGCCGAAGAAGCGCTGTCACAGAACCTCCTCGACATCGCGGTCCAGTTTCAAAACGGCCCTGACTCCGTTCACTCCGTCGAGATCGTCTCGTACAACAACGATCAAGCCAGCAGCACGGCCCAAAGGATCCTGACGGAGCGTTTGCAATGGCTGCAGTTGGCCGAGAGCATGCAGATCGCTCAGAGGATCGATCCCAACTACCGAGCGATTGATTTGCGAATCCGGTCGATCGGGGAGAAGGCATCGGGCTCGATTCTCGGCACGGTGATTCCCCTGGTTCTGGTCTTGATGACAATCACAGGAGCCGTCTACCCAGCCATCGACCTGACGGCGGGCGAGCGTGAGCGTGGCACGATGGAGGCCTTGATGGCCTCTCCAGTTCCTCGCTGGTGGGTGCTGCTCGCGAAATACCTTGCGGTGGTCAGCGTGGCGTTTCTCACCGCCATGGCGAACTTGCTCGCGATGTTTGTGACCATGAAGGTCACCGGACTGGTCAGCATGCTGGCGGGTGAAGATTCCGCGATCGGCCTGCTACAGATCTTGCAGATCCTCGGTCTGTTGATGCTCTTCAGCTGCTTCTTCTCTGCGCTGCTGCTCTCGCTCACCAGTTTCGCCAAGTCATTCAAGGAGGCCCAGGCTTACCTGATCCCCGTGATGCTGCTGTCGCTCGGTCCCGCCATGTTGTCGTTGATGCCGGGCGTGAACCTGGAGGGACCGCTGGCTGTCGCTCCGCTTCTGAACATCGTTTTACTCGCTCGCGACATCCTTTCGGGAACAGCCACAACTTCGGGTGCTTTGATTGCAGTCACGAGCACGCTGTTCTACGCCGCCGCAGCCCTGGGCATCGCCGCCAAATTGTTTGGCAGCGACGCAGTGGAGCGGACCAGCCAAAAATCCTTTGGCTCACTTCTTCAGCGTCCCGAGGTGGTCACGAATCATCCCAGCATGAGCCAAGCGGGGTTGGTGGTTGCGTTGCTCCTGCCAGCCTCCTTCCTGATTTCGAATGGCTTGATGCAATGGCTGCGTGTTCTTTCAGAAAGCATCTCGATCAGCTCCCAGTTGCTGCTCAACGCACTGAGCTTGATCCTGGTGTTCGGCCTGATCCCTCTGATTGCAACGATCATCGGGAAGCATCGCTTTCGATCCACGTACCGGTTTGCAAGGCCGCCGTTGGCCTCTTTTCTAGGAGCCATCGTGCTTGCCGGGGGCGCGTGGGCATTTGCCCATGAAGCGTTGGCACTCGCCGATCAGTTCGGAATCGCGTTGTTATCCGATGACCAAATCGAACGCACCCGGTCCTTGCTGGACAAATGGAAGACCGTTCCGCCCTGGATTCTACTGCTGACCATGGCAGCGACTCCTGCACTGATCGAAGAACTCTGTTTTCGCGGGTATTTATTCTCCGCGTTCTCGGCCGTCCTTCGTCCCTGGCAAACGATCGTCGTCACCGCGGTGCTCTTTGGCCTTTTCCACGTGTTCGTGGGAAGCACGCTGCTCGTCGAACGATTCCTTCCCACGATGCTCCTGGGAATGCTTCTGGGCTGGGTGGCTTACCGGACGGGAAGCGTTTGGCCGGGCGTCTTGCTCCACTTCGTCCACAACGGAATGTTGGAAATGGCCGCTCGCTATCACGAGCGTCTGGATTTCTTGGGACTCAGCGATGCGGATGGCTCCAAACATTTGCCACCAGCCTGGATTGCGATTTCAGCAATCCTGGTCCTGGTTGGTCTTTCCATCGTTGCGTGGTCAACACGCAACAAAACCATCGTGCCCCCGGCATCGACTTAG